GATCATCGCCCGCTACGGCGAGGTGCAGCACCGTTTCGAGGAGCTCGACGGCTACGCGCTCGACGGCCGGGCGCGCGAGGCACTCTCCGGCCTCGGCTTCAGCCAGGAGATGATGGAGGGCGATGTCGGAAAACTCTCCGGCGGCTGGAAGATGCGCGTGGCGCTCGCGCGTATTCTTTTGATGCGCCCCGACGTGATGCTGCTCGACGAGCCGAGCAACCATCTCGATCTTGAAAGCCTGATCTGGCTGGAGAAGTTCCTGCACGATTACGAAGGCACGCTCCTGATGACCTCGCACGACCGCGAGTTCATCAACCGCGTGATCTCCAAGGTGATCGAGATCGATTCAGGCTCGCTCACCACCTATACCGGCGATTACGAGTTCTACGAGCAGCAGCGGGCGCAGAACGAGAAGCAGCAGCAGGCCCAGTTCGAGCGCCAGCAGGCCATGCTCGCGAAGGAGATCAAGTTCATCGAGCGCTTCAAGGCGCGCGCCTCGCATGCCGCGCAGGTTCAGAGCCGGGTCAAGAAGCTCGACAAGATCGAGCGGGTCGAGCCGCCGCGCCGCCGCCAGAGTGTCGCCTTCGATTTCCTGCCGGCGCCGCGCTCGGGCGAAGACGTCGTGGCGCTCAAGAACGTACACAAGGGTTACGGCTCAAAGCGCATCTATGACGGGCTCGACTTCATGATCCGCCGGCGGGAGCGCTGGTGCGTGATGGGCGTCAACGGCGCCGGCAAGTCGACGCTGCTCAAGCTGGTCGCCGGCGCGAGCGAGCCGGACGAGGGCACCGTGGCGCTCGGGGGCAGCGTCAAGATGGGTTATTTCGCCCAGCACGCGATGGACCTGCTCGACGGCGAACGCACCGTGTTCCAGTCGCTGGAGGACGCGTTTCCGACCGCGGGGCAGGGCAGCTTGCGCGCGCTCGCCGGCTGCTTCGGCTTCTCCGGCGACGACGTCGAGAAGCGCTGCCGCGTGCTCTCGGGCGGCGAGAAGGCGCGGCTGGTGATGGCCAAGATGCTGTTCGACCCGCCGAACTTCCTGGTGCTGGACGAGCCGACCAACCATCTCGACCTCGCCACCAAGGAGATGCTGATCACCGCGCTGTCCGATTTCGAGGGCACCATGCTGTTCGTCTCGCACGATCGGCATTTCCTCAGCGTCCTGTCGAACCGCGTGCTGGAGCTGACGCCGGAAGGCATTCATCAATATGGCGGCGGCTACACGGAGTACGTCGCGCGGACCGGGCAGGAAGCGCCGGGGTTGCGGAGCTAGCGTTCCAGTTCCTCTGCCCTGACGCGTTGATGCCTCGCGCTACGCTCCCTCCAAAAACGGGAGCGAACACCCATGAAGCAACTGCGGATCGGCGACATCACCATCGATGCGGTGATCGAGCGGGAGGGGCCGTGGCGACGGCCTCAGGATTTCTTCCCGGCTTATGACGAGGGCGTGTTCAAACGCCATCTGCCGACGATGGAGCCGGAGGTGTTCGACGCCGCGCGCGGCATGATGGTGATCACCTACCAGACCTTCGTAGTGCGGACGCCGCGCTACACCATTCTGGTCGACACCTGCACCGGCGAGGACAAGGGGCATCCGCCGCCGTTCGATTTCCCCGGCAAGGAGCGCTGGCGCAAGGAGCTGTTCGCGCTCGGCATCTCTTTCGAGCAGATCGACTACGTGTTCTGCACGCATTTGCATATCGACCACACCGGCTGGAATACGACGCTGCGCGACGGCCGCTGGGTGCCGACATTCCCGAACGCGAAGTATGTTTTTCACAAGGGCGAGTATGCGGCCTGGGAGGCCGAGCATGCCAAGGGCAACAATCCGCCGGGGACTGTTTTTCGCGACAATTGCCTGCCGATCGTCGAAGCGGGCCAGGCGCTATTAGTGGGTGACGACTATGCGCTCGATGACACCGTGACGCTGACGCCGACGCCGGGGCATTCGCCCTGCCATTGCTGCGTGAACATCGTCTCCAAAGGCCAGCGCGCAGTGGTGGCCGGCGATCTCATGCATCACCAGATCCAGTGCCGGGAGCCGGACTGGTCGGCGAAGCCGGATTGGGACCCGAAGCAGTCGGCGGCGTCGCGACGAAAATTCTTCGCGTCGGTTGCGGATATGGACACGCTGATCCTGCCGGTGCATTTCCCGGCGCCGACGGTGGGGCTGATCAAGCCGTTGGGCGATGCGTTCGATTACAGATTCAAACGGGAGTAAGGGGCGCCTCATCGTCATGCCCGGGCTTGTCCCGGGCATCCACGCTCTGCTTCTGAGTGCGCAGAACGTGGATGGCCGGGACAAGCCCGGCCATGACGGAGTTCGTTGGGCGATCGGCCGCCAAAGACGCGGCGCCCTACGCGCCGACTTCGCACTTCTTCATGAAGCTGTTCTTGGCGGCGCCGGCGAGCGGCTTGCCGTCGGCGCTGACCGCCTTGGGCGCGCAAGCATCCGCCTTGCACTTCTTCAGGAACGAGGTCTTGGCAGCGCCGGCCAGCGGTTTGCCGTCCTTGCCGACGGCCTTGCTCTCGCAGGTTTCTTGCGCGAAGGCCGAGCCTGCCGCGAAGGTGGCAACGATCGCAGCGAGGAAAATCCGCTTCATCATGGGTGTCTCCCTAAACCAGAAATAGCGCGGCAGATTGGAGCCGGGAATCATGGCGCAATCAAGCAGGATTCGGCGTCGTGCCGTGCGGGTGCCGGCCGATTTTTCGCCCATGATCGGCAAGTCTTCCCCCTCTGTTGCACCGCTCGCTGACCCGGCTGCGCGATCCTGCTAGCGTCATGCCATCGACATGGAGGGAGTATCGTGATGGACGCCGCGACCCCGAAGGACCAGGAATTCGCCGATCGGCATTCTCACCTGGTTCAGTCCCAAGGCATGGAATGGCAGAAGACGCGCTTTCCGGGCTGCGAGGCCAAGACGCTGCTGTTCGATCGGCGCACGGGCCTGATGACCGCTCTCATGCGCTTTGCGCCGGGATCCGTGCTGCCCGACCACGAGCATGTCGGCATCGAGCAGAGCTACGTCATCGAAGGTGCGCTCGTTGACAAGGAGGGGCCGGCCAAGGGGATCGCCTGCAAGGCCGGCGAATTCATCTGGCGCGAGGCCGGTAGCCGGCACGCGGCCTGGTGCCCGGACGGCGCCCTGATCCTGGCGATCTTCCAGGTGCCGAACAAGTTCTTCGAGGCCGACGGCCGCGTGGTCGATGCCGCCGGCCAGGACTGGGATGAGACCTGGGGGCACACGGACGCGCAGCGGGCGCCGAGCAGCTGACCGGCGTCAAACGCCGCGCATCAGCAGGGCCTTGAAGTCGGCGCGTGCGCGCTGCGCTTCGGCACGGGCGGCGTCCGAGGCATCGCCCATGCCGAAATAGCCGTGGATCAGGCCGGGGCCCTCGTGGTGCTTGACCCGGACACCGGCAGCTTCCAGCGCCCGCGCATAGGCGGCGCCTTCATCGCGCAGCGGATCGAACCAGGCGGTGGTGACGACCGCGGGCGCGACCCCGGCGAGCGATGTCGCCCGCAGTGGTGAGACGCGCCAGTCGGAAGCATGGCCGGGATCGGCGAGGTAATGGCCGCAGAACCATTCCATCGTGGCCCGCGTCAGGAAGTAGCCGTCGGCATTCTCGGCGCGTGAGGGATAGCGCCCGTTCTCGCGCGCATCGGCATAGCCGCCAAGAACGTCGGTCACGGGATAGACCAGCAATTGCCCGGCGAGCTTGATGCCGGCATCGCGGCAGGCGATCGCGGTTGCCGCTGCGAGATTGCCGCCGGCGCTGTCGCCGGCAACGCCAATGCGTTTTGCGTCGCCGCCAAATTCCGCGACGCGATTGACGACGTCGCTCACCGCGGCGAAAGCGT
This genomic stretch from Bradyrhizobium daqingense harbors:
- a CDS encoding ABC-F family ATP-binding cassette domain-containing protein is translated as MIRLDNVSKQAGHQILFIEASAALNKGEKIGLVGPNGAGKTTLFRMIAGEELPDEGQVSTDRGITIGYFNQDVGEMSGHSAVAEVMNGAGPVSEVAAELRELEAAMADPDKADEMEEIIARYGEVQHRFEELDGYALDGRAREALSGLGFSQEMMEGDVGKLSGGWKMRVALARILLMRPDVMLLDEPSNHLDLESLIWLEKFLHDYEGTLLMTSHDREFINRVISKVIEIDSGSLTTYTGDYEFYEQQRAQNEKQQQAQFERQQAMLAKEIKFIERFKARASHAAQVQSRVKKLDKIERVEPPRRRQSVAFDFLPAPRSGEDVVALKNVHKGYGSKRIYDGLDFMIRRRERWCVMGVNGAGKSTLLKLVAGASEPDEGTVALGGSVKMGYFAQHAMDLLDGERTVFQSLEDAFPTAGQGSLRALAGCFGFSGDDVEKRCRVLSGGEKARLVMAKMLFDPPNFLVLDEPTNHLDLATKEMLITALSDFEGTMLFVSHDRHFLSVLSNRVLELTPEGIHQYGGGYTEYVARTGQEAPGLRS
- a CDS encoding MBL fold metallo-hydrolase; translation: MKQLRIGDITIDAVIEREGPWRRPQDFFPAYDEGVFKRHLPTMEPEVFDAARGMMVITYQTFVVRTPRYTILVDTCTGEDKGHPPPFDFPGKERWRKELFALGISFEQIDYVFCTHLHIDHTGWNTTLRDGRWVPTFPNAKYVFHKGEYAAWEAEHAKGNNPPGTVFRDNCLPIVEAGQALLVGDDYALDDTVTLTPTPGHSPCHCCVNIVSKGQRAVVAGDLMHHQIQCREPDWSAKPDWDPKQSAASRRKFFASVADMDTLILPVHFPAPTVGLIKPLGDAFDYRFKRE
- a CDS encoding cupin domain-containing protein, with protein sequence MDAATPKDQEFADRHSHLVQSQGMEWQKTRFPGCEAKTLLFDRRTGLMTALMRFAPGSVLPDHEHVGIEQSYVIEGALVDKEGPAKGIACKAGEFIWREAGSRHAAWCPDGALILAIFQVPNKFFEADGRVVDAAGQDWDETWGHTDAQRAPSS
- a CDS encoding alpha/beta hydrolase; this encodes MAAPLDPVIAQIIPLMPMRDPTVMTPQSARDSLRALAASRAAIPPPRVDSVQDIKVKGGAGPLDARVYRVGPAPAPTVVFFHGGGWVAGDLETHDRQARNLAIETGAVVISVDYRRPPETPFPGAFEDAFAAVSDVVNRVAEFGGDAKRIGVAGDSAGGNLAAATAIACRDAGIKLAGQLLVYPVTDVLGGYADARENGRYPSRAENADGYFLTRATMEWFCGHYLADPGHASDWRVSPLRATSLAGVAPAVVTTAWFDPLRDEGAAYARALEAAGVRVKHHEGPGLIHGYFGMGDASDAARAEAQRARADFKALLMRGV